In one window of Nocardiopsis aegyptia DNA:
- a CDS encoding SRPBCC family protein produces MQTSPEPVRPVGLRERWILAAIVGLVFVGLVVLRITSWGGLDQTALFYLGLPATIALLIVFTARPKTGVGAAMAVTALVLAMSGPLLAEGMVCLLLAAPLIFGIVALVAMLCSAIARGGSGSRHALLFVPVLFVLTLEGVGGTTILPRDDQGTGARVIDAAPDQVAAALAAPPEYGAFEALFLRAVPFPEPVRAVGEGLAVGDTRVVHFTPRNTLAIGDEPTPRRMELVVVESNVGPDGGRVVFDVVEDTAFSGWMDMRRAEASWSADEGGTRLGWAIDYERTYEPSWYFGPLQAYATDLAAEYLAATFGTTATEASVTETTATSEPETSATETVTEAAR; encoded by the coding sequence GTGCAGACATCCCCCGAACCGGTACGGCCCGTCGGCCTGCGGGAACGCTGGATCCTCGCCGCGATCGTCGGCCTCGTCTTCGTCGGACTGGTCGTCCTGCGCATCACCAGCTGGGGAGGCCTGGACCAGACCGCGCTGTTCTACCTCGGCCTGCCCGCGACCATCGCGCTGCTGATCGTGTTCACCGCGCGCCCGAAGACCGGTGTCGGAGCGGCCATGGCCGTCACCGCGCTCGTGCTCGCCATGTCCGGCCCCCTGCTCGCCGAGGGCATGGTGTGCCTGCTCCTGGCGGCGCCGCTGATCTTCGGGATCGTCGCCCTGGTCGCCATGCTCTGCTCCGCCATCGCCCGGGGCGGCTCCGGATCCCGGCACGCCCTGCTCTTCGTGCCCGTGCTCTTCGTCCTGACGCTGGAGGGCGTGGGCGGCACCACGATCCTGCCCAGGGACGACCAGGGCACGGGTGCGCGCGTGATCGACGCCGCGCCGGACCAGGTCGCCGCCGCGCTGGCCGCGCCGCCGGAGTACGGCGCGTTCGAGGCCCTCTTCCTGCGCGCGGTCCCCTTCCCCGAGCCCGTCCGGGCGGTGGGGGAGGGGCTGGCGGTCGGCGACACCCGGGTCGTCCACTTCACGCCGCGCAACACCCTCGCGATCGGCGACGAGCCCACCCCGCGCCGCATGGAGCTGGTGGTGGTGGAGAGCAACGTGGGGCCGGATGGTGGGCGGGTCGTCTTCGACGTCGTCGAGGACACCGCGTTCTCCGGGTGGATGGACATGCGCCGGGCGGAGGCGTCGTGGTCGGCGGACGAGGGCGGCACCCGCCTCGGCTGGGCCATCGACTACGAGCGCACCTACGAGCCCTCCTGGTACTTCGGCCCCCTCCAGGCCTACGCCACCGACCTGGCCGCGGAGTACCTCGCCGCCACCTTCGGGACCACCGCGACGGAGGCGTCCGTGACCGAGACGACCGCGACGTCCGAGCCGGAGACGTCCGCGACCGAGACCGTGACGGAGGCGGCCCGGTGA
- a CDS encoding TetR/AcrR family transcriptional regulator: MAKGGGGRRTSEETRERLLAAATATLREDGYAGASARAIATRAEANSALVFYHFGGVDQLLLAALDRSSAERLAMYRELTARARTFEQLVEAATEIYRTDLERGYMAEFTELVAAAVSKPELRPEIRDRAEPWIAFIESEWNRVLGGSALGRMLPAREVAYGAITFYLGVNLFSVLDEDHSRTEAVFELAQVLSPRAKLITLRLPAWGRRDDAVGWPTDDEDEAEDV, from the coding sequence ATGGCCAAGGGCGGCGGCGGACGGCGCACGAGCGAGGAGACCAGGGAGCGGCTGCTGGCGGCGGCGACCGCGACGCTGCGCGAGGACGGCTACGCGGGAGCGTCGGCGCGCGCCATCGCCACGCGCGCGGAGGCCAACTCGGCGCTGGTCTTCTACCACTTCGGCGGCGTCGACCAGCTGCTCCTGGCGGCGCTGGACCGCTCCAGCGCCGAGCGCCTGGCGATGTACCGGGAGCTCACCGCGCGGGCGCGCACCTTCGAGCAGCTGGTGGAGGCGGCGACCGAGATCTACCGGACCGACCTGGAGCGCGGGTACATGGCCGAGTTCACCGAGCTGGTCGCGGCCGCGGTGTCCAAGCCGGAGCTGCGCCCCGAGATCCGCGACCGCGCCGAGCCGTGGATCGCGTTCATCGAGAGCGAGTGGAACCGCGTCCTGGGCGGCTCGGCGCTCGGGCGGATGCTGCCCGCGCGCGAGGTGGCCTACGGGGCGATCACGTTCTACCTGGGCGTCAACCTGTTCTCCGTCCTGGACGAGGACCACTCGCGGACCGAGGCCGTGTTCGAGCTCGCCCAGGTCCTGTCGCCGCGCGCGAAGCTGATCACGCTGCGGCTGCCCGCGTGGGGGCGGCGGGACGACGCCGTAGGGTGGCCGACGGACGACGAGGACGAGGCGGAGGACGTATGA
- a CDS encoding NUDIX hydrolase, giving the protein MNGIMVAPGIEFPDTSDGRTHVAGAIIADPGGRIFAQRRSPTRKVFPHCWDIVGGHVEPGESMLEGLAREVAEETGWRLAEVVAELYRLDWDPGDGLTRHEVDYLVRVEGDLSAPRLEPDKHTEFLWVDDSLVDRLHDHRDPGEYFITDIVRLGLAAARPLD; this is encoded by the coding sequence ATGAACGGCATCATGGTGGCGCCGGGGATCGAGTTCCCGGACACCTCGGACGGGCGCACCCACGTGGCGGGCGCGATCATCGCCGATCCTGGTGGCCGGATCTTCGCCCAGCGCCGCTCACCCACCCGCAAGGTGTTCCCGCACTGCTGGGACATCGTCGGCGGGCACGTCGAACCCGGCGAGAGCATGCTGGAGGGCCTGGCCCGCGAGGTCGCCGAGGAGACCGGCTGGCGGCTGGCCGAGGTGGTCGCGGAGCTGTACCGCCTGGACTGGGATCCGGGCGACGGGCTGACGCGGCACGAGGTCGACTACCTGGTCCGCGTCGAGGGCGACCTGTCCGCGCCGCGGCTGGAGCCGGACAAGCACACCGAGTTCCTGTGGGTGGACGACTCGCTGGTCGACCGGCTGCACGACCACCGCGACCCGGGCGAGTACTTCATCACCGACATCGTGCGGCTGGGCCTGGCCGCCGCCCGGCCCCTGGACTGA
- a CDS encoding DUF3592 domain-containing protein encodes MTRKRRSNKPRPTPEWKLKKMRERPFPPPSPPAPRPRTAQLLFSKQELDRGMWRAVVQVVGAVLLALALFSVMGGLLFGELAEPRVRHAALTEHGAVAEAVVVGAVDDQPLVDFVTDRNQPVRTVAAGDFEHDGSREVEVRYLPSDPDTAMVSGHRLMPWGAVLAAVAAAAAGWALTVVWHERRNTPVRKGWRNREGNAVLPVARWAVPAVLMLGVSAGCFLWPFAAVRFGAVDVAGVSFWAGVGTAALLVALGTAWRAVVRHADRGRVRRRGGRKRPAGVRNRALTYKVLGRATLALAVVGFVSATVGRGIVLFSEQFIHGSAVATDAEVVGVLTSARGCHPQLRVTYSFDGLQYEQGLRIDCHEGRRLRDVATVGIEVDTADPTRFLLLDEEEPGAR; translated from the coding sequence ATGACGCGCAAGCGCAGGTCCAACAAGCCCCGGCCCACGCCGGAGTGGAAGCTGAAGAAGATGCGGGAGCGCCCCTTCCCGCCACCGTCACCGCCCGCGCCCCGGCCACGGACCGCACAGCTCCTGTTCTCGAAACAGGAGCTGGATCGCGGGATGTGGCGTGCCGTGGTCCAAGTCGTGGGCGCGGTCCTCCTGGCTCTGGCCCTCTTCTCGGTCATGGGAGGTCTGCTGTTCGGTGAGCTGGCCGAACCACGGGTCCGCCACGCGGCCCTCACCGAGCACGGCGCAGTGGCAGAGGCCGTAGTGGTCGGGGCGGTGGACGACCAGCCGCTGGTCGACTTCGTCACGGACCGGAACCAGCCGGTGCGGACCGTCGCGGCGGGAGACTTCGAGCACGACGGCTCCCGTGAGGTGGAGGTCCGCTACCTGCCCTCGGACCCCGACACGGCCATGGTGAGCGGTCACCGGCTGATGCCCTGGGGTGCGGTCCTCGCGGCGGTGGCCGCCGCGGCCGCCGGGTGGGCCCTCACCGTGGTGTGGCACGAGCGAAGGAACACCCCTGTCCGGAAGGGGTGGCGGAACAGGGAGGGGAACGCAGTCCTTCCGGTCGCCAGGTGGGCGGTCCCCGCCGTGCTGATGCTCGGCGTGTCCGCGGGGTGCTTCCTGTGGCCGTTCGCCGCCGTCCGGTTCGGAGCCGTGGACGTGGCGGGTGTGTCCTTCTGGGCGGGCGTCGGTACGGCGGCCCTCCTGGTCGCCCTGGGCACGGCCTGGCGGGCGGTCGTGCGCCACGCCGACCGTGGACGGGTTCGCCGCAGGGGTGGCCGCAAGCGCCCGGCCGGCGTACGGAACCGGGCCCTGACCTACAAGGTGCTCGGCCGGGCCACTCTGGCCCTGGCCGTTGTGGGATTCGTGTCGGCCACGGTCGGCCGAGGGATCGTACTGTTCAGTGAGCAGTTCATCCACGGCTCGGCGGTCGCGACCGACGCCGAGGTGGTCGGTGTGCTGACTTCGGCCCGCGGCTGCCATCCGCAGCTTCGGGTCACGTACTCGTTCGACGGCCTCCAGTACGAGCAGGGACTCCGGATCGACTGTCACGAGGGGCGTCGCCTCCGGGACGTGGCCACCGTGGGGATCGAGGTGGACACGGCCGATCCCACCCGGTTCCTGCTCCTCGACGAGGAGGAACCGGGCGCGCGCTGA
- a CDS encoding NAD(P)H-hydrate dehydratase: protein MESAHSVSVVRAAEHALMARLPEGALMRRAATGLAGHCARLLPRVYGANVVLLVGGGDNGGDALYAGASLAARGAAVRALLAGNGVHEGGAAALRAAGGRIHRFTDATADDTDLFDADLIVDGLVGIGGRGGLREPHSALALLAENSPAPVVAVDLPSGVDADTGEVGGTAVRADVTVTFGTRKPGLFVDPGAELAGRVVFVDIGLDPELSGATAVRPQAVDVAALLPRLEAASDKYRRGVLDVRAGSDQYRGAAVLCVGGALRTGVGMVRYGGAQEAVDQVLARWPEAVASVHDPQSTTDLAPGRVAAVVIGPGRGTHPSNADELRAVLESDRPVLIDADGLTLLSGSGGSPLADAVRERDAHTLLTPHAGELARLLGAERADVEARRTEHAARAAEDFGCTVLLKGSTTVIAQPGLPFAVNPTGTPLLATAGTGDVLSGAVGALLAAGLPAYEAAMCGAYLHGRAAHLARDGAPISASDLLDALPLAVKETLRAA, encoded by the coding sequence ATGGAATCCGCGCACTCCGTCAGTGTCGTCCGTGCCGCCGAACACGCCCTCATGGCGCGACTGCCCGAGGGGGCGCTGATGCGCCGGGCCGCGACCGGCCTGGCCGGGCACTGCGCGCGGCTGCTGCCGCGCGTGTACGGGGCGAACGTCGTCCTGCTCGTGGGCGGCGGCGACAACGGCGGCGACGCTCTGTACGCGGGCGCGTCCCTGGCCGCGCGCGGTGCGGCCGTGCGCGCCCTGCTCGCCGGGAACGGTGTCCACGAGGGCGGCGCCGCGGCGCTGCGGGCGGCCGGCGGGCGGATCCACCGCTTCACCGACGCCACGGCCGACGACACCGACCTGTTCGACGCGGACCTGATCGTCGACGGCCTCGTGGGCATCGGCGGCCGCGGCGGGCTGCGCGAGCCCCACTCCGCCCTCGCCCTGCTGGCGGAGAACTCCCCGGCGCCCGTGGTCGCGGTGGACCTGCCCAGCGGGGTGGACGCCGACACCGGCGAGGTCGGCGGGACCGCCGTCCGCGCCGACGTCACGGTCACCTTCGGCACGCGCAAGCCGGGCCTGTTCGTGGACCCGGGCGCCGAGCTGGCCGGGCGGGTCGTGTTCGTGGACATCGGGCTCGATCCGGAGCTGTCGGGCGCGACCGCGGTCCGTCCACAGGCTGTGGACGTCGCCGCGCTGCTGCCGAGACTGGAGGCCGCGTCCGACAAGTACCGTCGCGGTGTCCTCGACGTCCGCGCCGGGTCGGACCAGTACCGGGGCGCGGCCGTGCTGTGTGTCGGCGGCGCCCTGCGCACGGGTGTGGGCATGGTCCGCTACGGGGGTGCCCAGGAGGCGGTCGACCAGGTCCTCGCGCGCTGGCCGGAGGCCGTGGCGAGCGTCCACGATCCCCAGAGCACCACGGACCTCGCCCCCGGACGGGTCGCGGCGGTCGTCATCGGTCCGGGTCGCGGCACACACCCGTCCAACGCCGACGAGCTCCGCGCCGTGCTGGAGAGCGACCGCCCGGTGCTGATCGACGCGGACGGGCTCACGCTCCTCAGCGGCAGCGGCGGCAGCCCGCTCGCCGACGCCGTGCGCGAGCGCGACGCGCACACCCTGCTGACGCCGCACGCGGGCGAGCTGGCCCGGCTGCTCGGGGCCGAGCGAGCGGACGTCGAGGCGCGGCGCACCGAACACGCCGCGCGCGCCGCCGAGGATTTCGGGTGCACGGTGCTGCTCAAGGGCTCCACCACGGTGATCGCCCAGCCAGGGCTCCCCTTCGCGGTCAACCCCACGGGCACGCCGCTGCTGGCCACCGCGGGGACGGGCGACGTGCTCTCGGGGGCGGTCGGCGCCCTCCTGGCCGCCGGACTGCCCGCCTACGAGGCGGCGATGTGCGGCGCCTACCTGCACGGACGCGCGGCGCACCTGGCCCGCGACGGCGCGCCGATCAGCGCCAGCGACCTGCTGGACGCTCTTCCCCTGGCCGTCAAGGAGACCCTCCGAGCCGCCTGA
- a CDS encoding DUF4352 domain-containing protein, whose amino-acid sequence MSTGAKVGIGVGGGCLVVLVVLVVVGFLIGRGASSPEPSAPPPAAESSAPAEETEEPVEEEPEAADSGVTMTASDAGTTGDVLDPEAVYTVVDVTIENGSEENVEVNPLYISATLADGSSVNDWGEALFADIDQIESGTLAPGDSASGQIALVGEVDVVQVELQSVLAQEEPIAVAEVS is encoded by the coding sequence ATGTCCACCGGCGCCAAGGTCGGCATCGGCGTCGGCGGCGGCTGCCTGGTGGTCCTGGTCGTCCTCGTGGTCGTCGGCTTCCTGATCGGCCGGGGCGCGAGTTCGCCGGAGCCCTCCGCTCCACCGCCCGCCGCGGAGTCGTCGGCGCCGGCGGAGGAGACCGAGGAGCCCGTGGAGGAGGAGCCCGAGGCCGCCGACTCCGGCGTCACCATGACCGCCTCGGACGCCGGCACCACGGGTGACGTCCTGGACCCCGAGGCCGTGTACACGGTGGTCGACGTCACGATCGAGAACGGCTCCGAGGAGAACGTCGAGGTCAACCCGCTCTACATCTCGGCGACGCTGGCCGACGGCTCGTCGGTGAACGACTGGGGCGAGGCCCTGTTCGCGGACATCGATCAGATCGAGTCCGGCACACTCGCCCCCGGCGACAGCGCTTCGGGCCAGATCGCGCTGGTGGGCGAGGTCGACGTCGTCCAGGTCGAGCTGCAGTCCGTGCTCGCCCAGGAAGAGCCGATCGCCGTCGCCGAGGTCTCCTGA
- a CDS encoding sulfurtransferase yields MSETLTLPVAVSADWLRDHRDQVVLVDSRWYLDGRSGRDAYRAGHLPGAVFTDVDTDLAAPASPGGGRHPLPDPEDFAAALGRLGIGDDAAVVVYDDAGGSVAARLVWLLRVLGTPAAILDGGLQAWDGPWEEGESTAAPAERTPLPWPSDRIADTDTVRAATGDRAALLLDARVYGRFTGEQPAPVDARPGHVPGARSAAWPDNLDGEGFLAAPETLRARFAALGADSAASITAYCGSGVTACHDLLALEHAGYTGARLYPGSWSRWGADTSLPVETGDPAGA; encoded by the coding sequence ATGTCCGAAACCCTGACCCTCCCGGTCGCCGTCTCCGCCGACTGGCTCCGCGACCACCGCGACCAGGTGGTCCTCGTCGACTCCCGCTGGTACCTCGACGGCCGTTCCGGGCGCGACGCCTACCGTGCCGGCCACCTGCCCGGCGCCGTGTTCACCGACGTGGACACCGACCTCGCCGCACCCGCGAGCCCCGGGGGCGGCCGTCACCCGCTGCCCGACCCGGAGGACTTCGCCGCGGCCCTGGGCCGGCTCGGCATCGGTGACGACGCGGCGGTCGTGGTCTACGACGACGCCGGCGGCTCCGTGGCCGCGCGCCTGGTGTGGCTGCTGCGCGTGCTGGGCACGCCCGCGGCCATCCTCGACGGCGGCCTCCAGGCCTGGGACGGCCCGTGGGAGGAGGGCGAGTCCACGGCGGCACCGGCCGAGCGCACGCCCCTGCCGTGGCCGTCGGACCGGATCGCCGACACCGACACCGTGCGCGCCGCGACCGGCGACCGAGCGGCCCTGCTCCTGGACGCCCGCGTGTACGGCCGCTTCACCGGCGAGCAGCCCGCCCCCGTCGACGCCCGCCCCGGTCACGTGCCCGGCGCACGCAGCGCCGCCTGGCCCGACAACCTCGACGGTGAGGGGTTCCTGGCCGCCCCGGAGACCCTGCGCGCCCGCTTCGCGGCCCTGGGCGCGGACTCCGCCGCGTCCATCACCGCCTACTGCGGCTCGGGCGTCACCGCCTGCCACGACCTCCTGGCCCTGGAGCACGCGGGATACACCGGCGCGCGGCTGTACCCGGGCTCCTGGAGCCGCTGGGGCGCCGACACCTCCCTGCCCGTGGAGACCGGTGATCCCGCCGGGGCCTGA
- a CDS encoding DUF4178 domain-containing protein has protein sequence MVTVLILLGAGLLIGALVVLLIQKQKEQKARQAPPPPPSPKDPFAGEGDTTGDPRTIKAGDMIDWGTERTWIRGTLRLAEGGYTWSEHFLEVDGGKRWLTVEEDPDVQLSLWTGRPDVELTPHSKTLEFEGVTYKLDERGTAAYRSEGTTGLKAEGGCDYADYESNDGRLLSFERFDHGGWEASTGTKILPGSFTIYPGS, from the coding sequence TTGGTCACCGTACTCATCCTGCTCGGCGCCGGACTCCTCATCGGCGCCCTCGTCGTCCTGCTGATCCAGAAACAGAAGGAACAGAAGGCGCGCCAGGCCCCGCCCCCGCCTCCCAGCCCGAAGGACCCCTTCGCCGGGGAGGGGGACACCACCGGTGACCCCCGCACGATCAAGGCCGGCGACATGATCGACTGGGGCACCGAGCGCACCTGGATCCGCGGCACCCTGCGCCTCGCCGAAGGCGGCTACACCTGGTCGGAGCACTTCCTGGAGGTCGACGGCGGCAAGCGCTGGCTGACCGTCGAGGAGGACCCCGACGTCCAGCTGTCCCTGTGGACCGGCCGCCCCGACGTCGAGCTCACCCCGCACTCCAAGACCCTGGAGTTCGAGGGCGTCACCTACAAGCTCGACGAGAGGGGCACCGCCGCCTACCGCTCCGAGGGCACCACCGGCCTCAAGGCCGAGGGCGGCTGCGACTACGCCGACTACGAGTCCAACGACGGCCGGCTGCTGTCCTTCGAGCGCTTCGACCACGGCGGCTGGGAGGCCAGCACCGGCACGAAGATCCTGCCCGGCAGCTTCACGATCTACCCCGGGAGCTGA